A genomic region of Ovis canadensis isolate MfBH-ARS-UI-01 breed Bighorn chromosome 9, ARS-UI_OviCan_v2, whole genome shotgun sequence contains the following coding sequences:
- the NTAQ1 gene encoding protein N-terminal glutamine amidohydrolase has translation MEGDAPVAAAAHYQPASPPRDACVYNSCYCEENIWKLCEYIKNHDQYPLEECYAVFISNERKMIPIWKQQARPGDGPVIWDYHVVLLHVSSGGQSFIYDLDTVLPFPCPFDTYVEDAFKSDEDIHPQFRRKFRVIRADSYLKNFASDRSHMKDSSGNWREPPPSYPCIETGDSKMNLNDFISMDPEVGWGAVYSLSEFVHRFSSQNY, from the exons ATGGAAGGGGACGCCCCGGTCGCCGCAGCCGCCCACTACCAGCCGGCCAGCCCCCCGCGGGACGCCTGTGTCTACAACAGCTGCTACTG tgaagaaaatatttggaagctCTGCGAATACATCAAAAACCACGACCAGTATCCTTTAGAAGAGTGTTATGCTGTCTTCATATCTAATGAGAGGAAGATG ATACCTATCTGGAAGCAGCAGGCAAGACCCGGAGATGGACCTGTCATCTGG GATTACCACGTTGTCTTGCTTCATGTTTCAAGCGGAGGACAGAGCTTCATTTATGACCTTGACACTGTCCTGCCGTTCCCCTGCCCCTTTGACACATACGTGGAAGATGCCTTTAAGTCTGATGAGGACATCCATCCACAGTTCAGAAG GAAATTTAGAGTGATCCGTGCAGACTCATATCTGAAGAACTTTGCTTCTGACCGATCTCACATGAAAGACTCCAGTGGGAACTGGAGAGAGCCTCCCCCGTCGTATCCCTGCATCGAGACTGGAG ATTCCAAGATGAACCTGAATGATTTTATCAGCATGGATCCTGAGGTCGGATGGGGAGCCGTCTACTCGCTGTCTGAGTTTGTACATCGGTTTAGCAGCCAGAACTACTGA